The genomic segment ATCAACTAAGGTGTTAGTTTCATAACCGGAAATAGAACACTGATGTTCAAATGTGATTGTGGAAGCTGTGGTGCCCGTGGTTTGACTAGTTTTCTACAGAATTCAAAGGCATGCTTCAGTGGGATGTGTCAAGTATTTCTACACCAAAAAATCTTGGTTTCTCGTCTGTGTTCATCATGTGTTgatgtgtgattaaaaaaaaaaagctcagaattaccaaaatgaaactgtcaaaagtaagaaataaaagaaataaataaatgtgagagaggagaaaagattcatgaaaaaaatctgatatattACAGATTATATGTTATAGTAGAGTACAAACCTCCAAAATTCCCTAAACAAAATACTTCAGAGAGAATTTGGAGGGTGACCCTGGCCAGAGGATTTGAATAATGTTATAAAAATTAGTTTAACTCAAAATCCTGAGAATCCACATATATCCAGTATATCCTGTATGTATTACATCAAACTCTTCCACCGTCATTACACTGGTACTGTATCAGTGAGtaagaaacaaaatgaattcCAACCAGTTCAGGGAGGACAAAATCAACATTATTGCTCAGTGAGCAGCAGCCctgaaatgagaaagaaaaaaagacattactCAACATGGCTATTACACTCACCACCTTAAGTGATATTACCCAAATTCATGTCAACATCACTGTTGCACACAAGAGAAAGTCAGATATCATACTTGACACAGGTGTCCATGTATACTGGAAAATTAGATTTTCTGCAACTGCACTTTTAATCTAACTTAACTTCACTTCAAATGATAATTGAAATATCCACAAACAGCGAAGAGAAGAAGATCCACAAAGGCTGAGACTGAACAAAACAGGGACTAGAAGTGAAATTAATACATAATGTATAATCCAAATATTGAATTAAATAAGAGATGAAGACTGGATCAATGTGACAGTCCCTGCTAAGCTCATAATATACTGATCGCATTGTCTACAACATGTGCACCAagctgctgaggcagcagaacCGCAAGCAATGTTATACTTTGATAATTGAGATAGATATCTTAAGCTGCAAATTTACACTGCCGATGGGTTGTGGCCTTAGAcgtcaaaataaaatagatggTAACGACCTGTTTGCCACCAACAGGAAGATGGGTGTCAGTGTGTCTTACCAATGTAATGCATGGCCTGCACAAATTTCTGCTTCTTGTTTTGAGAAGAAAAATGGGACATCATGCGCGGGATAAGAGCCCCAGAGATTAGGGTAACAGCAGAGGTCATGCACTAGTCACTGAAGACTTAGGGACAGACTTTGTGAAGGTGAGGGCTGGATAAAGCCACTATGGGGCCCCCGAGGCAAAAATGAGCTGTGGGCCTGTTTTGACCCTGCTGTATGTTCATCTCACTCTCaatatattgtgtgtgtatgtgtaaatgtaaCATAATTGAACACACATTTATCTAGAAAAATATACCATTCAAATACATCAAAGAGTAAAATTGTGGGCAGCAATAGTGGATTAGTTTCATAAGTGCAAATGGGAATGAATGGGAAAATTCTAAAAAATGTTTGAACTGGCTGTATCATAGCCCAAAATGATCAAACGGTGGCATTTAGATAAAGAATATGACATAAAATGTAAGAGAAGgaagaataaatgaatgtgaCAGACTGTGTTAAACTAAGCTCAAGCTGATAAACATCATGCGTGTCAGGCTGATGAAAAACCAGATAACGAACAAGATGACACAAAGataatttcagtttcaaattTGCAAACTAGCACAAAGGATGTGGTTATGAGTAAAGATAAAACAGATGATAATCATACATTTcaacaaagcaaacagctgaATAAAAGGGTCGACTTGACATCAACCAATAAGTCAAGTTAACTGTCTTCCTGGCATCATGCATGGTCTTCACAAATTTCTGCTTTTCCCTCTTCTAATGTGTCTTGGACGAAGTGGTAAGATTACAAAATCTggatatatttttctgttggaTAAATGGGAAATTAATTCATgcttttttccattcattttttcagcaGTTGGGAGTAGAATCATACATGGAAATAAAGTCTCAGCGAACTCAATGCTGTACATGGTCTCTGTGCAGAACAACAGAGGTCATATCTGTGGCGGATTCCTTGTCCGTGAAGACTTTGTTGTCACTGCTGCACACTGTAACAGAGAGTGAGTTACCTCTCCTTATCAAGCAATCTTTGATTCATTTAATGTGATAGGAAATCAAACCAAAAGAATCCACTATTTTGCAAAGGGATGTATAATTTTTTGcagctttatttcttttatttgttttgtcagcacttaaaaaaaaatgcactgacaGTCTCTCAATGATCCCTCATTCAGTGAACCTACAAGTGTTGTTTTCGGGACCCATAATCTCAAGAATACTGATAATGGAAAACGAATAAATATTGAGACGAGATACAAACACCCACAATTTATGTCTGAAGGAACTGGTAATGACATCATGCTGCTCAAAGTAAGTACATATTCTCAGATGACATCATGTTTTTTGGCACCAATCCGTATTACAGCAATTGTTTGTTAACTTGAAGTTTGGTGAATGAAAATAAGTATGTAATGATTAGACTTTGCTAGTTTTCAATCTTCTTCTTCAATTTTGTGTCTCCAGCTGTCTAAAAAAGTTCAACTGGACAACAGTGCTCAAACAATTCATCTTCCCACGTCTGCAATAAACATAAGGGACAATGAGCAGTGCCGTGTAGCTGGATGGGGTTACACTAGAACCAATGGTAATGTTGTTGATGACCTGAGAGTGGTTGATGTGTCCATCATTAACCCACAAGTCTGTAAGAGGGAATGGCCTAGACTTCCTGCCAATGTCATCTGTGCAGGTGGATATGGCACAAACAAAGGATTCTGTCAGgtatgttttctgttctttcataaaaaatgtcaaatggttATAGAAGTAGTACaaacatctgaaatgaaatcataaataaatgaatgtttttcctcttcacaggGTGATTCTGGTGGGCCTCTGGTGTGCAATGGGATAGCTGTTGGTGTTGTGTCTTTCAACAAGTACAGGAACTGCAACTACCCAGATGTACCCAACGTCTACACAGACATATCAAAATACCTTGTGTGGATCGACAGCATCATCAGCCTCCCTGAAACATTATGAGTAAAaatcttgttgttttgtttcagcaTCCAGTAGACTATTGTGTATCATAGTATCTCATACTgctctgtcagtgtgactggaactgaaaataaaactgtattttcaaaTACCATGTTTAAGTTCTTTCTTTAACAACCTCACTGAGCCATATCTTTACAGTTATCAGAGGTGTTATGTTAGATGTTGAGGGAGAGACAAACCATATAAAGAATCCTGAATAGAATAGTCTGTAACACCAAAGTTGGTAGTTGCATGACACATGTCCCACCTCTCCCCTGAAACAGCCAACCTACCGTCTGCTGAACCAGGAAACATATTTAGCCAATCATGTTGTTGCACTGATGGCGCATGCATGATGCATCCATATGTGGATGTGTTGTAGATATATAACCTGTGGAAAAAAGcaattttcaacattttgaggaAAAGTcaccaaactttaaaaaaagaatttccCCCTATGATTCTACACATGtagtttttatagtttttgtgTACCGGCATCAAAAGTGGAGTCATAACTCCCGATTCATTTAGATAGGAGCCTGGTCTTGTTAGCCAGGGAATAACTGCCTGAGGGCAttgccaagatggctgccgagTGGCAAGACTTGCCTAGAGGGACTTTGCTATTACTTACAGGACAAAAGTTGTGTCTCTTTTCAGCACTTTATGACCATTTGATTACTAATAAAAACAGCCACAAGCATTACAACTTTAACAGGCCACACATGTTCCAAAGGAGTCACTTTCTGGCAGACAATAgcttttttatctttatttgcACTGTCAATTCAGGAGCTGCcaaattttcttttgttgttttacaaacAATGACAATAACGGATTCAGTTCTATTCTATTGTATTTTTGACACAATGTCGGCAGCAcctgtttttgctgctgtttcgTTCAACCAAGCCCTAGCTGTCAGTGTTACACTGTTGTATGTTGTTGCAAATTTACCATCTAGTCACCCTCACCTTTACCCCTGTGCTGCACAATTATTCATATTGAAATTGCGACACCcgctgcatcaaaacaaacgCTTCTATCTCCTTTAGCCAATTACAATGTGTCATTACACCATGTGATTCAGATTCAAACCAGGTATtctgcaactttataatattttaGCAGTGACAGTAATATTCCTGTGGCGGGTCCATTTGTATTGGGTAAATGagtgcaaaaaacatgttgaaaaaaaaattgtgagatTGAGAGAATCATGATCTCTATTCTAAGCAAAAAAATTGCGattctcattttttccagaaTCGTGCTGCCCTAGTGTAGCCAAAGTAGCCAAAGTCATGATGTAACACCCAAGCTAGCTCCTATTGCACTTGCTTCAATAACTCAGTGCAAACGCTGATTCAGCATTTCTTCATTAGACTTTCTGaaacacaataaacaacacTACGACAAAATTACAATTACTTTgtgaacacataaaaaaaaatcactacaaGTTCGGCAGCACAGGTACTTCAGTCATGACATTTAGCCTGCAAACACCCAGGACTTACATGAAATGGTGTTCATTATAGGcaactgaaaaacatcaatATTGAATAAACAATAACGCTGTGTCTTTTTTCCATGAACTAAGATCCACACAACATACTTTTGAGAAATTCTGTTTCTTATTTGCTCAGGACAGCTGCTTGTTAAAGCTGAAAACTGTGTACATTTTGTTCATGAAAACTATGACTGAATATGTTCATCCACAACATTTTTCCACGACTACAATGAGACGATGGCGAGACAACACAGACGTCATGGGACTATATCACTGTGCagcaaaaaatacaagaataaaatgtggtgaaaaataaaaacttcataAACATCTCCATATGCTTTCgttgaggaaaaagaggaggaatcTAAATGCCCTTCCTTTGATGGCCGGGCTGCACATCTGTTTTCCTGCACACTTGAATCATCTTTCTGGTGATTCTACTAGCCGGCAGCACAACCATGAATGCACTGCCAACAGTGCTAAACTGGACCTGACTATGCACTTGAATGGCTGATGTTATCAGACAACATCCAATGAGGAAAGAACATGATGGAAACAAGATGGTTTGACATTTGGCCCCACTtcaaatataaaagaaaagtgAGTGTGTGGTATTGTCAGGAGAGAAGCAGCTACAAAACTGGGgagaaaaccacaaacacaccaccCAGAAACTGAGGTAACTTAACATTAAGATGATAATGTTACTTTACATTTAAAGCCACATTAAGTCAACTTCTAGAGAAAGTGGTGTAACTAACCATCAGCATGTCATAACAACGGGACATTGCTACACTGCTAAGTTTGCCAACCTTTTCCTTGACacaagtttatttgttttgatatATTGAACATGCTTTCcatgtttaacacacacatttcagttgATTTTGAATGGGTCCACATGTAGAATAATATGACCTGATGGTCAAGGAAGACGGTAGGTAGGCAGACTCTGTAGACATCTCTAGATATTTGCAGTGCTCTCCATTacacaaactataaaaaaataaataaataacagcaccaacaacaaaaactaacaaaaacCAGTACGGCCTTACTCCTcaggaacaaaaataaatcaaacagcCTATATGGGTTGTTCAGTTCACACCTACATTACTTCAATCAGAACCATAATAGTAAGACCATACTTAAGAACACgttaaacaaaccaaaagaaaCATTCCCACAAAAAATAATAACCCCCCCACTTGGTTTGGCCCAATGATGTCAACAATGATATCACCAGTACTATAAAAGTCAGGAAATGCAGAGCAGCCCCCTCCCAAACATCAGTCCTGTATGGTGGGTCTGAACAAAGgaacaaacaattaaacaaaccTGCCAGATAATAAAGGTAACTGAAACAGACTTATGGATGTTATTGTGACAACTTTTATCATTGAATTATTGACCTCTAGTGCGCTCTTAATAAGTAAGACATATGTGGTTTGGTTCCAGGTATATGAGTTTAGCACCCTCTATCTTCTATGTTTAGTTTATGTTTAGATTTAGTTCCTGTTTCCCCTTTGAAAGCAGGAACACTGTTAAGATCAGGGAGTAACTACAGATGCACAATCTCTGACAAACTTTATGAAATTCTGAACTGGGTGTAACTTTTCTTAGAAATTATCTGTGCAGAGTGTGGTTTTCCAGCTACAACTGAGTGACAAATGAagaagcagaaaagaggaaCTGCTCACGTTCAGTATAAGCAAcattaaacaaaccaaaacaaacatttccatgaATTTTCATGGAATTAAAAAATCCCCTTGCTTTGGCCCAGTGATGTCAACCATGATATCAACAATATCCTTAAACATGGGTCCACATGTAGAATAGTATGACTTGATGGTCAAGGAAGGCGGTAGGTAGGCAGACTCTGTAGACATCTTGATTTGAATATTCTATGTCCTGTGCTCTCCATTACCCAAACtactaacaaaaaaaaacattcacgGCAAAGTAGATGGATGGcacatgttttgcatgttttgacAGTAGGGTCTTACCTCTCCTCTTcaggaacaaaaataaatccagcTGAACTTGACTATCCACCCATAtgtcatcataatcatcatcataattttAGTAATTTGCTATATATCCATGAGGTTCAAATGACATATTTGGTGCCAGAGTGGTGGCCAGGGTGACCAGTCCTATTCCCTGGTAACTGTGTGCACTGTCTTTaacctgtctgactgactggagAAATAGTCCCACTCACCTGGTAGTAGCAACAATGTACACTACCTACAAGCTTGTCTGTGCCTCACCTCTGCTGGCTAACAGAGGTTCAGtctctacagtatgtgtcaggTAGGTGAGACACAAAGACTTAATCAAGTTTAAATCAAgtttaaatgatcaaatcatTAAACCCTGCCTAGACAAACTAGGATCAGAGCTGGGGTTTATGAACTGCTGTAACAAATAGCCTACATCTACCAATGCACTTCGTAGCCACAACACAACATAGATATCAGCTGGCAGATATCACAGGCAGCCATTTAGTTCACACAAATCTCCTGCTATTAATGTTTTGTGATGTGTATTATTAATCTTACTGTGGGTATTCAGAGCTACAACAAGACAAATAACCTAAATAAATCAATAGACAAAAACATTATAGATGTTTATGCACATTCTTCTCTGACCTGGAGAATACTGGTTTCCACTCATTACTCTGAAAGACTTTTACTcttctgatatttttttgacatttgtgaatgttttaattcaatatttcatgaaatgaaggaagaaaaattGGTTAACAGGCTGTGTTAAATTGTTACATTCTCATATACTAATCTGCTGAGGCAACAGAACAATAGTTTTAGATGCCACAATTAATCAATATATCACAAGCCACAATTTTCCATTGCAGACAGGATGTGGCCATAGAAGTCAGTGCAAAACAGACTGAGAAGCAAGCATATAAAAGGGTGGACTTGATATGTCGGGGTGAGCTAGGTTGAGCAGACTGTTGCCACAATGCTGCACAGCTTTCTGCTTTTTTATGTGCTCGGACAACAGGGTAAGTTGCACAATCTGACAACTTTTGTCAAGCTGGAAAATAGGACATGAACTCATCTTAGTCtcttttgatttttctcttaTGTTTTTAGCACTTGGGAGTGAAATCATAAATGGGAATGAAGCCCCTGAGAACACACTGCTGTACATGGCATCCCTGCAGGTAAATGGCAGTCATAATTGTGGAGGATTCCTCATCAGGAAAGACTTTGTAATGACTGCTGCGCACTGTGATGGGTGAGTTACAGTTCCTCTTCTAGcattcgtttttttttttttttttaaacgtgattagaaaaagaaaatgaatctaAAAATGATCTACTGACAATCACTCAATAATAACTTATTCAGGGATAGGGTTGTTCTTGGCACCCACAATCTCCACAAGTCTGGTAAAACAGTGAGACACATTGTAAAGAGGTACAGATACCCAGGTTATGACGGTGTAGGAAATGGGAAGGACATCATGCTCCTCAAAGTGAGTAAATATTCATTCAACCCAGTTGATCAAATACTAATTATTTGTCTCTAAGCTAAAAGGTCCCTATCTGCAACACTACAAATAACTACTcttcatttaaataattcatcagCTTCAGCTCAAAGCAAGTGTTTAACTAAAGTCTGATGGAGATAAGACAGGGTTCTGAGAAATTAATTTATGCcctgtgattttgtgtgtctCCAGCTGTCTAGAAAAGTACAACTGGGCAACTGTATGCGACTTGCTAAACTTCCCAGGTCTGCAATAAACATAAAGGACAATGAGCAGTGCCGTGTAGCTGGATGGGGTTACACTAGAACTGGTGGTTGGACTGAAGATAACCTGAGAGTGGTTGATGTGTCCATCATTAACCCACAAGTCTGTAAGAAGGAATGGGATGGTCTTCCTGCCAATGTCATCTGTGCAGGTGGATATGGCACAAACAAAGGATTCTGTCAGGTATGTTTTCTATCCATTCATGTCACCTAGTTTCTAGTCTAAATGTATATGCATGCTACATCAccttaaatgaatgaattaaaatgttttttcctcttcacaggGTGATTCTGGTGGGCCTCTGGTGTGCAATGGGATAGCTGTTGGTGTTGTGTCTTTCAACAAGTACAGGAACTGCAACTACCCAGATGTACCCAACGTCTATACAGACATATCAAAATACCTTACCTGGATCAAGCAGACACTGAATAAgaattgaaaatgtaaaattcttGCACAAAGCTTTGCTTCAGCATACCGGAACTGTTTTAGAAAAGTGATGTTGCTCTGTCACTAACAAATgttgcaaataaaaaataaattccttTATCAGAAGACATGAATGCTGTTTAAATTTATGCAAAAAATACAATGGTCCCTTTCCAGCAGAATATCCACAACATTTCTTAGGGTAAatttcatacagtatgtagtggAGCACTAGAAAATAGCACAATTTATGTTAAATTTTCATAAATGTAGCTTTAGTTCAGAGCAGTGGATTAGTGAGAACTCCCTCAGGTTAGGAGGTAAAGCAGGGtgttgaaaacactgataaaaaagaaatacatatgAATTATTCTAACCAACAGCATCATCAAATCCCTAAAATGTTATCAGTACAAATCTTCTTGTTTTGCCTCAGCATGcagtgtgtattgtgtattgtaGTGTTTCAGACTATTCTGTCTGTGACtggagctgaaaataaaaaatgcatttcaaatACCATGTTTATGTTCTTTCTTAAACAACCTCATTAGAAGACACAAATAATATTTCACAGGTAGGATTACTTGTCATTTCCTTTGATGGAAAACAGATACACTCGTGTTGCTGCTTATCATGGACATGTAATCACAGCAGAGGGCAAATGCCTCTCCACTAACATATTCAGGCAGTTCAATCAATGCCAAAACCAACCACTAAGAAACAACTGATGAGTTTCCTAGGAATGACATCATACTGCATACACATACTATTAAGAAAAAGAGGCACACCTCTCGTCCATGATTCATGGTAAAAAAATCTCAGTGGACATGACAAACTGACTTGGACTGACAAAACTGATGACAAAGCCTTTCACTGACTTAAAGACCTCCTTGCAGAAAAGAGGAACATCCTCAGACTCGTTAAAAGCTCATTTACATTACTAAACGACTCTATAAGGGAAAGACCGTACTTTAGAATGcattaaacaaaccaaaagaaaaaagaaaaccctcCACTTGGTTTGGCCCAGTGATGTTGACCATGACATCAAAGGATCTGatacttatgtcaatgtgatatttcagtttttctttattaacaaattagccaaataaataaataaatcacaaaatttTGATTTCACTTGTTGTTATGCAGTATTGTGTGATTGACAGAGGGAAAATGAATTTTAGCCTGAGGCTGCAGcatgacaaaatgtgaaaaactgaaTGCACTGTATTGACGTAGTATAAGGGTTTTTGATATATAAAATAATCACACTACAACATGCTTGAGCATTTGCCGGAGACTGTCAGTGACAGAGTTTTAATGCATTAATAACTGGGCTGGAATATATGAGAATTTTGATGACTGCATAGGAGAAATATGTTAATTCAGAATACAACACATTATCCCACCATCACAAGTGTGACTGACCATAAAATACACTTTTAACCTGCCTTtccatgaaaaaataaaaaagattgaTTTTAAATTCTTAGGGTTACTATTGACATGTGATTTGGATACTTGGATATTTACATATCTAAGAAAAATGCTGGATTTAATGGGTTAAACACAAGCTCTATTCTGGTTACTGCCAGACtcaataataatatttcttGCTGCTGATCAAAGGGATTTAAGTAGTTAACTAATTTTTGTCACATAATCAAAATCAAGAGaactaaaagacagaaaaacagtttttagttATTTGTCTTTAGCTGTGTCTCCAGCTGTTTAGAAAAGTTCAAAGAACTGAACTGAGGGGAGCCtgaatttacatttcaaattctGCACTCTTTAAGCTGTAAATATAATTACTCAGTTACAATTTCCTCTAATGATGACACTTCACTGAGCCATAGTTTTACAATTACCAGAGATGTTAGCTGTTGAAGGAGAGACAAACCACAAAAAGAATCCTGAATAGAATAGTCTGTAACACCAACCTACTGTCTGCTGAACCAGGAAACATATTTAGTTGCACTGATGGAGTATGCACTTTTAAAACTTTGTAAAGTCAGATATGACTGCTTATGATTCTACACATGtagtttttatagtttttatgCACCAGTGACCATCAAAAGTGGAGTCATAACTCTCTCCAAAATCATTTAGATAGGAGCCTGGTCTTGTTAGTCAGGGAATAACTGCCTGAGGGCAttgccaagatggctgccgagTGGCAAGACTTGCCTAGAGGGACTTTGCTATTACTTACAGGACAAAAGTTGTGTCTTTTTTCAGCACTTTATGACCATTTGATTACTAATAAAAACAGCCACAAGCATTACAACTTTAACAGGCCACACATGTTCCAAAGGAGTCACTTTCTGGCAGACAATAGCTGTTTGGCACAACCCCGGCAGTGACCTtccatttttaatcacagcacCTGCTGCATTGTTCAATCAAGCTGTGGGTGTTACACTGTTGTACATTTTTCAGAGACATTAATGTTGTCTCTGAACACCCTTCTGCTGTCATTGCAACGCCTCATTCTGCCTGGCTGTTGTACGTGTTGAGAACCGGTTGTTAAGGCAAATTATGTGTAAAGAGCCAAAGTCATGACATCACATCCAAGCTAGTTCCTATTCCACTTGCTTCGGTAACTCAGGGCAAACCCTGACTCAGCATTTCTTCATTAGACCttctgaaacacaacaaacagcactACAACAAAGTTACAATTACTTTGGGGTGGCATTTTTCCATGACTACAATGAGACGATGGCGAGACAACACAGATGTCATCAAACACTACTTGGGACTATATCACTGAGCAATATCGTcaacaaaaaatacaagaataaaATGCTATACTTTATATTGCTATACTTTCgttgaggaaaaagaggaggaatcTAAATGCCCTTCCTTTGATGGCCGGGCTGCACATCTGTTTTCCTGCACACTTGAATCATCTTTCTGGTGATTCTACTAGCCGGCAGCACAACCATGAATGCACTGCCAACAGTGCTAAACTGGACCTGACTATGCACTTGAATGGCTGATGTTATCAGATAACATACAATGAGGAAAGAACATGATGGAAACAAGATGGTTTGACATTTGGCCCCACTtcaaatataaaagaaaagtgAGGCCTTCACTGGTGTTCTACCCCACCTCTTAATAGGCTACCTTCATACTTTAATGTCACAgatatagaaaccatcaacaatatacagaaacgcAGTTTACCAGagctttgcatcacagacaggcatgtaATGTaaccagaataaatgccattactaaagcaatgctataaccccaattaacacaattcaataggtctccaaacactgcagccgcagctgagccacacacatcatctccagcagaagcatca from the Lates calcarifer isolate ASB-BC8 linkage group LG17, TLL_Latcal_v3, whole genome shotgun sequence genome contains:
- the LOC108877280 gene encoding duodenase-1 is translated as MHGLHKFLLFPLLMCLGRSAVGSRIIHGNKVSANSMLYMVSVQNNRGHICGGFLVREDFVVTAAHCNRDEPTSVVFGTHNLKNTDNGKRINIETRYKHPQFMSEGTGNDIMLLKLSKKVQLDNSAQTIHLPTSAINIRDNEQCRVAGWGYTRTNGNVVDDLRVVDVSIINPQVCKREWPRLPANVICAGGYGTNKGFCQGDSGGPLVCNGIAVGVVSFNKYRNCNYPDVPNVYTDISKYLVWIDSIISLPETL
- the LOC108877281 gene encoding granzyme B isoform X2, with translation MLHSFLLFYVLGQQALGSEIINGNEAPENTLLYMASLQVNGSHNCGGFLIRKDFVMTAAHCDGDRVVLGTHNLHKSGKTVRHIVKRYRYPGYDGVGNGKDIMLLKLSRKVQLGNCMRLAKLPRSAINIKDNEQCRVAGWGYTRTGGWTEDNLRVVDVSIINPQVCKKEWDGLPANVICAGGYGTNKGFCQGDSGGPLVCNGIAVGVVSFNKYRNCNYPDVPNVYTDISKYLTWIKQTLNKN
- the LOC108877281 gene encoding kallikrein-12 isoform X1, which translates into the protein MLHSFLLFYVLGQQALGSEIINGNEAPENTLLYMASLQVNGSHNCGGFLIRKDFVMTAAHCDGSAINIKDNEQCRVAGWGYTRTGGWTEDNLRVVDVSIINPQVCKKEWDGLPANVICAGGYGTNKGFCQGDSGGPLVCSGKAVGVVSFNKYRNCNYPDVPNVYTDISKYLVWINSVSDHLDHPHTLKITQYPMVCVIE